From the Plasmodium vivax chromosome 5, whole genome shotgun sequence genome, one window contains:
- a CDS encoding RAD protein (Pv-fam-e) (encoded by transcript PVX_089852A), whose product MGEKFQFPRMSIKKQKKCAIFTNKKKACVEFYRYIEDQKEKYNELVKALSEAFQVAATEEGMSDEDRTKIFNSCYPSIKQDAVVHEGYWKTRILLLLKRKIIWLIQFERFLQECNDSWDELIARNEKKWIEILTDKLRKYNMEKKKGDPSTEENQKDKNRKKNKLKKLADKINIDIYIYIIHRILTNHMRAIYNPRCLQ is encoded by the exons atgggggaaaagtTTCAATTCCCCAGAATGTCCATTAAAAAGCAGAAGAAATG TGCCATAtttacaaacaaaaaaaaagcctgCGTTGAATTTTATCGTTACATTGAAGATCAGAAAGAGAAATACAATGAATTAGTAAAAGCATTATCGGAGGCCTTTCAAGTTGCAGCAACAGAGGAAGGAATGAGTGATGAAGATCGAacgaaaatatttaacaGTTGTTATCCTTCCATTAAACAGGATGCAGTGGTAcatgaagggtactggaaaACACGTATTCTTTTATtgttaaagagaaaaataatatggcTCATTCAATTTGAAAGATTTTTACAAGAATGCAATGATTCATGGGATGAATTGATAgcaagaaatgaaaaaaaatggattgaAATTCTTACAGACAAGCtaagaaaatataacatggaaaaaaaaaaaggagatccAAGTACGGAGGAAAAtcaaaaggataaaaacagaaaaaagaataaactcAAAAAGTTAGcagataaaataaacattgatatatatatatatataatacataggATTCTAACAAATCATATGCGTGCAATATACAACCCACGTTGCTTGCAATAG